A section of the Thermoflexus hugenholtzii JAD2 genome encodes:
- the grpE gene encoding nucleotide exchange factor GrpE: protein MEEPKETMAESAEENTAPTMSPEAPAAEAEVSLMEQLDALRKELEQVRAQAQEYLEGWQRERAAFANYRKRVEAERAQFAAEATALFIHKLLPILDDFERALRTLPDNLRHLTWVEGVALIYRKLQLALESEGVRPIEVKPGDPFDPMLHEAVLYEPAEGFEDGQIVEELQRGYKLGDRVLRPTLVKVARKVEPGPEPSAAEGG, encoded by the coding sequence GTGGAGGAGCCCAAGGAGACGATGGCGGAGAGCGCGGAGGAGAACACGGCCCCCACGATGTCCCCGGAGGCCCCGGCGGCGGAAGCCGAGGTCTCCCTCATGGAACAGCTGGATGCGCTGCGGAAAGAGCTGGAGCAGGTCCGGGCCCAAGCCCAGGAATACCTGGAGGGCTGGCAGCGGGAGCGGGCGGCCTTCGCCAACTACCGCAAGCGGGTGGAGGCCGAACGGGCCCAGTTCGCCGCGGAGGCCACCGCCCTCTTCATCCACAAGCTGCTGCCGATCCTGGACGATTTCGAGCGGGCGCTGCGGACCCTCCCGGACAACCTGCGGCATCTCACCTGGGTGGAAGGGGTGGCCCTGATCTACCGCAAGCTGCAGCTGGCCCTGGAATCGGAGGGCGTGCGGCCCATCGAGGTGAAGCCCGGCGATCCCTTCGACCCGATGCTGCACGAAGCGGTGCTCTACGAGCCGGCCGAGGGATTCGAGGACGGACAGATCGTGGAGGAGCTGCAGCGCGGCTACAAGCTGGGCGACCGGGTGCTGCGGCCGACCCTGGTGAAGGTCGCCCGCAAGGTCGAGCCCGGGCCGGAACCCTCAGCCGCAGAGGGCGGATAA
- the dnaJ gene encoding molecular chaperone DnaJ, giving the protein MATFRKDYYEILGVPRNATLEEIKQAYRRLARQYHPDVNKSPDAEEKFKEINEAYAVLSDEEKRRIYDMYGHAGLEGRGLRPEPADFTDLFADLFEDLFGFGVRTRARRAPRRGADLQTEVTLTFEEAARGVEKDVEVVRHELCPRCRGNGAEPGTGPARCPTCGGIGEVRRVSQSFLGSFVQVTTCPTCQGAGEVIATPCRECGGEGRVLTRRRLAVRIPAGVDDGMQIRIPGEGEPGENGGPPGNLYVQVKVQPHPYFRRRGDDLIVQVAINVAQAALGDRIPVPTLEGEERVEIPPGTQPGHVIRLRGRGIPHLRRNGRGDLLVVVQVEVPTRLTPEQRRLFQELARTLPTGGAQKPEKGFLERLRELLSG; this is encoded by the coding sequence ATGGCGACTTTCCGGAAGGACTACTACGAGATCCTCGGCGTCCCGCGCAACGCCACGCTGGAGGAGATCAAGCAGGCCTACCGACGGCTGGCCCGCCAGTATCACCCGGATGTCAACAAGTCGCCGGACGCCGAGGAGAAATTCAAAGAAATCAACGAGGCCTACGCCGTCCTCTCCGACGAGGAGAAGCGACGGATCTATGACATGTACGGCCACGCCGGGCTGGAAGGGCGGGGGCTGCGCCCGGAGCCGGCGGACTTCACGGATCTCTTCGCCGATCTCTTCGAGGATCTCTTCGGGTTCGGGGTCCGGACGCGGGCGCGACGGGCGCCCCGGCGGGGCGCGGACCTTCAGACCGAGGTCACGCTGACGTTCGAAGAGGCCGCCCGGGGCGTGGAGAAGGATGTGGAGGTCGTCCGCCACGAGCTATGCCCGCGCTGCCGGGGGAACGGCGCGGAGCCCGGGACCGGCCCGGCCCGCTGCCCGACCTGCGGCGGCATCGGCGAGGTGCGGCGGGTGAGCCAGTCCTTCCTGGGCTCTTTCGTCCAGGTCACCACCTGCCCGACCTGCCAGGGGGCCGGCGAGGTGATCGCCACCCCATGTCGGGAGTGCGGCGGGGAAGGGCGCGTGCTCACCCGTCGTCGCCTCGCCGTCCGCATCCCGGCCGGCGTGGACGACGGGATGCAGATCCGCATCCCTGGGGAGGGGGAGCCCGGGGAGAACGGGGGGCCGCCGGGCAACCTCTATGTCCAGGTTAAAGTCCAGCCCCATCCCTACTTCCGGCGCCGGGGGGATGACCTGATCGTCCAAGTGGCGATCAACGTGGCCCAGGCGGCCCTGGGGGATCGCATCCCGGTCCCCACCCTGGAAGGAGAGGAGCGGGTGGAGATCCCACCGGGGACCCAGCCGGGGCATGTGATCCGGCTGCGGGGGCGGGGCATCCCCCACCTGCGGCGCAACGGCCGTGGGGACCTGCTGGTGGTCGTCCAGGTGGAGGTCCCCACGCGCCTCACCCCGGAGCAGCGACGGCTCTTCCAGGAGCTGGCGCGCACCCTTCCGACGGGGGGCGCGCAGAAACCGGAGAAAGGGTTCCTGGAGCGCCTGCGGGAGCTTCTCAGCGGATAA
- the prmA gene encoding 50S ribosomal protein L11 methyltransferase, with protein MRWLEISVRVPTELADNIAEILSRYAPNGIAYDYGPVEADDTDWERPRRPPPVLTLRAYLPMIGDWEAARQRIEEGFWHLRQILPFPPPQFRELDETAWEEAWKAHYDVLRVGPFVIKPSWRTARLEPGDVLIELDPGMAFGTGTHPTTRMCLQALAEWLRPGDQVLDLGTGSGILAIAAARRGAGRVWALDIDPVAVQVARENVERNGVADRVEVLQGSLEEARALGERFDGIVANIVAPVIGRFCEQGIADLLRPGGWIVVSGFFQGEQEGTVRQALEAAGLTVARRWAEESWVALGARREMAAGYAP; from the coding sequence ATGCGCTGGCTGGAGATCTCGGTGCGGGTGCCCACGGAGCTGGCGGACAACATCGCGGAGATCCTCTCCCGCTACGCGCCGAACGGCATCGCTTACGATTACGGCCCCGTGGAGGCGGACGACACGGACTGGGAACGTCCCCGCCGGCCCCCGCCGGTGCTCACGCTGCGGGCCTACCTGCCGATGATCGGGGACTGGGAGGCCGCGCGGCAACGCATTGAGGAGGGGTTCTGGCATCTGCGTCAGATTCTCCCCTTCCCCCCGCCGCAGTTCCGGGAGCTGGATGAGACCGCGTGGGAAGAAGCGTGGAAAGCCCACTACGATGTGCTGCGGGTGGGCCCCTTCGTGATCAAGCCGAGCTGGCGGACCGCGCGGCTGGAGCCGGGGGATGTGCTCATCGAGCTGGATCCGGGAATGGCCTTCGGGACCGGCACCCATCCCACCACGCGGATGTGCCTGCAGGCCCTGGCGGAGTGGCTCCGGCCCGGGGATCAGGTCCTGGATCTGGGCACCGGGTCCGGGATCCTGGCCATCGCCGCTGCCCGGCGGGGGGCAGGCCGGGTGTGGGCGCTGGACATCGACCCGGTGGCCGTGCAGGTGGCGCGGGAGAACGTGGAGCGCAATGGGGTGGCCGACCGGGTGGAGGTCCTCCAGGGCTCCCTGGAGGAGGCCCGCGCCCTGGGGGAGCGGTTCGATGGGATCGTGGCCAACATCGTGGCCCCGGTGATCGGCCGTTTCTGTGAGCAAGGGATCGCCGACCTGCTGCGGCCGGGGGGATGGATCGTGGTCTCAGGGTTCTTCCAGGGGGAGCAGGAAGGGACCGTCCGTCAGGCCCTGGAGGCCGCCGGCCTCACCGTGGCGCGCCGCTGGGCCGAGGAGAGCTGGGTCGCCCTGGGGGCGCGGCGGGAGATGGCGGCGGGCTACGCGCCCTGA
- a CDS encoding MjaI family restriction endonuclease, with amino-acid sequence MRSSKEWVLNIAFNRWQFNRPRYVGRLSESIRACAPRTLEDWERYYFENVRPEGPLLGHDMREHLAEVARRLYVKISEQLRAEIDQITEKDCLDYVHDVVIRRTFEGYVTEKKTIYEQLQERLGVEILPAPDEWDRRYNVDFYIPVGNKAVGIQVKPITYQQAPEAHRWHEWMERSHARFQQEQGGKVFVVFSITEKGGRKRIWNEEVVETIREELGRLRAEAGEGSGQGA; translated from the coding sequence ATGCGATCCTCTAAAGAATGGGTGCTGAACATCGCCTTCAACCGCTGGCAGTTCAACCGCCCTCGCTATGTCGGCCGGCTGTCCGAATCGATCCGAGCCTGTGCTCCACGCACCCTGGAGGACTGGGAGCGCTATTACTTCGAGAACGTCCGTCCAGAAGGCCCTCTTCTGGGCCATGATATGCGGGAGCATCTCGCGGAGGTCGCTCGCAGGCTCTACGTGAAGATCAGCGAGCAGCTCCGAGCTGAAATCGATCAGATCACAGAAAAAGACTGTTTGGATTACGTGCATGACGTGGTAATCCGACGGACTTTCGAGGGCTATGTCACAGAGAAGAAGACGATCTATGAGCAGCTGCAGGAAAGGCTGGGTGTGGAGATTTTGCCCGCTCCGGACGAATGGGATCGTCGCTACAATGTAGATTTTTACATCCCTGTTGGGAATAAGGCGGTGGGGATCCAGGTGAAGCCTATCACTTATCAGCAGGCCCCGGAGGCCCACAGATGGCACGAGTGGATGGAGCGATCCCATGCGCGTTTCCAGCAGGAGCAGGGTGGGAAGGTCTTTGTGGTGTTCTCCATCACGGAGAAGGGCGGTCGGAAGCGGATTTGGAATGAGGAAGTGGTGGAGACGATCCGGGAGGAGCTCGGGCGGCTTCGCGCGGAAGCTGGCGAAGGCTCGGGTCAGGGCGCGTAG
- a CDS encoding DNA methyltransferase, translated as MDAEALIIIGDSRNMAEVADESVDLIVTSPPYWHIKDYGVKGQIGYGQTLHEYLMDLSRVWREAWRVLRPGRRLCINIGDQFARAVVYGQYKVIPLHAEIIAQCEVIGFDYMGAIIWQKKTTMRTTGGAVVMGSFPYPPNGIVELDYEFILLFKKPGRPEPVPAEIREASRMTREEWKAFFSGHWSFGGERQTLHEAMFPDELPRRLIRMFSFVGETVLDPFLGSGTTVKVALDLGRKAIGYEIQPAFEPIIRQKLGLHAPALFAPSVRILRREQEPPPVDPPPDYIPRVKDAQPRVDPGPLRFDEEVTFRVVAVLDEHTLQLQNGLVVQLLGIRVPPERREAAIHYLRKFVLGKPVHLRFDQPPEEKNAPMPAYLYLTNRLFVNRKMIEMGLADADRSISHRYRERFLAAEERRNAIL; from the coding sequence ATGGATGCGGAAGCCCTGATCATCATCGGGGACAGCCGGAACATGGCGGAGGTGGCGGATGAGAGCGTGGATCTCATCGTCACCTCCCCCCCATACTGGCATATCAAGGACTACGGCGTAAAGGGCCAGATCGGCTACGGGCAAACCCTTCACGAGTATTTAATGGATCTCAGCCGGGTCTGGCGGGAGGCATGGCGGGTCTTGCGGCCGGGTCGCCGTCTGTGCATCAACATCGGGGATCAGTTCGCGCGGGCCGTGGTTTACGGCCAGTATAAAGTGATCCCGCTCCATGCGGAGATCATCGCCCAGTGCGAGGTCATCGGCTTCGACTACATGGGCGCGATCATCTGGCAGAAGAAAACCACGATGCGCACCACCGGCGGGGCGGTGGTCATGGGCTCCTTCCCCTATCCGCCGAACGGGATCGTGGAGCTGGATTATGAGTTCATCCTGCTGTTCAAAAAGCCCGGTCGGCCGGAGCCGGTTCCCGCGGAGATCCGCGAAGCCTCCCGGATGACGCGCGAGGAATGGAAGGCTTTCTTCAGCGGCCACTGGTCTTTCGGCGGCGAGCGCCAGACCCTTCACGAGGCCATGTTCCCGGACGAGCTGCCTCGCCGGCTGATCCGGATGTTCTCGTTCGTTGGAGAGACCGTGCTGGATCCCTTCCTGGGCAGCGGCACGACGGTGAAGGTGGCCCTCGACCTGGGTCGGAAGGCCATCGGCTATGAGATCCAGCCGGCCTTCGAGCCGATCATCCGCCAGAAGCTGGGCCTTCATGCGCCGGCGTTGTTCGCGCCCTCGGTGCGGATCCTCCGGCGGGAGCAGGAACCGCCGCCGGTCGATCCGCCTCCGGATTACATCCCCCGCGTGAAGGACGCCCAGCCGCGGGTGGACCCCGGCCCCCTGCGATTCGATGAAGAGGTCACCTTCCGAGTGGTGGCGGTCCTGGATGAACATACCCTGCAGCTCCAGAACGGGCTGGTGGTGCAGCTGCTGGGAATCCGGGTGCCTCCGGAGCGCCGTGAGGCGGCGATCCATTATTTGCGAAAGTTCGTGTTGGGCAAGCCCGTCCACCTGCGCTTCGATCAGCCTCCTGAAGAGAAAAACGCTCCGATGCCGGCTTATCTCTATCTGACGAATCGGCTTTTCGTGAACCGCAAGATGATCGAGATGGGGCTGGCGGATGCCGATCGCTCGATCTCCCACCGGTATCGCGAGCGGTTCCTCGCCGCGGAGGAGCGACGGAATGCGATCCTCTAA
- a CDS encoding class I SAM-dependent methyltransferase has product MVISPLSKWTFALLQAFFHWLYHGGAWAYDGVAALASMGRWTRWVTRALDEVEGTWVLELGHGPGHLLAAMARQGLRPVGLDPSPAMGQRARRRTGSSVPLVRGRAQALPFRDEVFDTVVATFPAPFIRDPRTWQEAARVVRPGGRVVVLFAAHPPLSLVGLPWRWLYRLAGLQPPKGLLGAFLHDPARQAGLEVEPWTFPDGGWTLHGILARRPSRP; this is encoded by the coding sequence ATGGTCATTTCACCCTTATCGAAATGGACCTTTGCTCTGTTGCAGGCCTTCTTCCACTGGCTGTATCACGGAGGGGCGTGGGCCTACGATGGGGTGGCAGCGCTGGCCTCGATGGGGCGCTGGACGCGCTGGGTGACCCGGGCCCTAGACGAAGTGGAAGGAACTTGGGTGCTGGAGCTCGGCCACGGCCCGGGGCATCTCCTCGCCGCGATGGCCCGCCAGGGCCTCCGCCCCGTCGGCCTGGATCCCTCCCCGGCGATGGGGCAGCGCGCCCGCCGGCGGACAGGTTCGTCTGTCCCCTTGGTGCGGGGACGCGCGCAAGCCCTCCCCTTCCGGGACGAGGTCTTCGACACGGTGGTGGCCACCTTCCCCGCTCCCTTCATCCGAGATCCTCGCACTTGGCAGGAGGCGGCCCGGGTGGTGCGCCCCGGAGGGCGCGTGGTGGTCCTGTTCGCCGCCCATCCCCCACTCTCTCTCGTCGGGCTCCCCTGGCGATGGCTCTACCGCCTGGCCGGGCTTCAACCTCCTAAAGGCCTTCTGGGGGCCTTTCTGCATGACCCGGCCCGACAGGCGGGGCTCGAAGTCGAGCCCTGGACGTTCCCCGATGGCGGCTGGACCCTCCACGGGATCCTCGCCCGCCGGCCTTCCCGCCCCTGA
- a CDS encoding FAD-dependent monooxygenase family protein, giving the protein MSNRKHAIVIGASMGGLLAARALADFFEQVTLIERDAFPPMGENRKGVPQGRHLHVLLLRGSKILEEMFPGLIADLMARGAPFLDRPEKELIWFDGGGYHARFTNEDGRLGALAVSRPLLEGYVRQRLLALPNVRAIEQCDALGLVPSERVSRVRGVRLLRRAEGSAEEVLEADLVVDAGGRGSRAPKWLAEMGYAPPQEEQVTINVGYSTRLYRRRPEHLNGAKVALITPQPPHLKRGGVILAQEGERWIVGLVGNLGDYPPADEAGFLAFAQSLAAPEVYNVIKDAEPLSDIVTYRFKASLRRHYERLSSFPEGFLVFGDAICSFNPIYGQGMSVAAMEALDLQQALRQGTEQLWWRFFRRAARSIDMPWQIVVSGDLRFPEAEGRRTASIRFINAYMARLHRTAHHDPVVARAFNDVASLLAPPQSLMRPGILWRVLRG; this is encoded by the coding sequence ATGTCGAATCGAAAACACGCCATTGTCATCGGGGCCAGCATGGGCGGGCTGCTCGCCGCCCGCGCCCTGGCCGATTTCTTCGAGCAGGTCACCCTCATCGAGCGGGATGCCTTCCCCCCCATGGGCGAAAACCGCAAAGGGGTGCCCCAGGGCCGCCACCTCCACGTGCTGCTGCTGCGGGGCAGCAAAATTCTGGAGGAGATGTTCCCCGGCCTGATCGCCGACCTGATGGCGCGGGGCGCGCCGTTCCTCGACCGGCCCGAGAAGGAGCTGATCTGGTTCGACGGCGGCGGCTATCACGCCCGCTTCACGAATGAAGACGGCCGTCTCGGCGCGCTGGCGGTCAGCCGTCCGCTGTTGGAAGGCTACGTGCGGCAGCGGCTGCTGGCCCTGCCCAATGTGCGGGCCATCGAACAGTGCGATGCGCTGGGGCTGGTGCCGTCGGAACGCGTCAGCCGGGTGCGCGGGGTGCGCCTGCTACGGCGGGCAGAAGGCAGCGCCGAGGAGGTGCTGGAGGCCGACCTGGTGGTGGATGCCGGCGGCCGCGGTTCCCGGGCGCCCAAATGGCTGGCAGAGATGGGCTATGCGCCGCCGCAGGAGGAGCAAGTCACCATCAACGTCGGCTACAGCACCCGCCTTTACCGCCGTCGGCCGGAGCATCTGAACGGCGCCAAAGTGGCGCTCATCACCCCTCAGCCGCCGCACTTGAAACGCGGCGGGGTGATCCTGGCGCAGGAGGGCGAGCGGTGGATCGTCGGCCTGGTTGGAAATCTCGGCGATTATCCGCCTGCGGACGAAGCGGGTTTTTTGGCCTTTGCCCAAAGCCTGGCCGCGCCGGAGGTTTACAACGTCATCAAAGATGCCGAGCCCCTGTCGGACATCGTCACCTACCGCTTCAAAGCCAGCCTGCGCCGGCACTACGAGAGGTTGTCCAGCTTCCCGGAGGGATTTCTGGTTTTCGGAGATGCCATCTGCAGTTTCAACCCCATCTACGGCCAGGGGATGTCCGTGGCGGCCATGGAAGCATTGGATTTGCAGCAGGCGTTGCGCCAGGGCACCGAACAGCTGTGGTGGCGCTTCTTCCGGCGCGCAGCCAGGAGCATTGACATGCCCTGGCAGATCGTCGTCAGCGGCGACCTGCGCTTCCCGGAGGCGGAAGGCAGGCGCACGGCCTCCATCCGCTTTATCAACGCCTACATGGCGCGGCTGCACCGGACGGCGCACCATGATCCGGTCGTGGCTCGGGCCTTCAACGACGTGGCCTCGCTCCTGGCCCCACCCCAGAGCCTGATGCGGCCAGGCATCCTGTGGCGGGTGCTGCGGGGGTAA
- a CDS encoding alpha/beta fold hydrolase, translated as MRAATTTQAEVQKGEVVFQGVRSPYLASGDRQSEEAVVFVHGNPGSSEDWRDLLGRVGAFARAVAPDMPGFGQADKPEDFNYTVEGYARHLDGILGHLGIERAHLVLHDFGGPWGLTWAAQHPQRLASVALINIGIMPGYRWHSLARIWRTPILGELFQATTTRFGFGFLIQRSSPRGLPRATVDRMYRDLDWGTKRAVLRLYRATDNPGRMADVLGPLFRQLDVPALVIWGAADPFVPVHFAERQRAFFPRAQIVILEESGHWPFADDPEAVAGALIPFLQKQTQ; from the coding sequence ATGCGTGCTGCAACGACCACACAAGCTGAGGTACAGAAAGGTGAGGTCGTCTTCCAGGGCGTCCGCTCCCCCTATCTGGCCAGCGGCGACCGCCAGAGCGAGGAAGCGGTGGTCTTCGTCCACGGCAACCCCGGCTCCTCGGAGGACTGGCGCGACCTGCTGGGCCGGGTGGGCGCCTTTGCCCGCGCCGTGGCCCCGGACATGCCCGGCTTCGGCCAGGCCGACAAGCCGGAGGACTTCAACTACACCGTAGAAGGCTACGCCCGGCACCTGGATGGCATCCTCGGCCACCTGGGGATCGAGCGAGCGCACCTGGTGCTGCACGACTTCGGCGGGCCGTGGGGTCTGACCTGGGCGGCGCAACATCCCCAACGGCTGGCCAGCGTGGCGCTGATCAACATCGGCATCATGCCCGGCTACCGCTGGCACTCTCTGGCCCGCATCTGGCGCACGCCCATCCTGGGCGAGCTCTTCCAGGCCACCACCACCCGCTTCGGGTTCGGTTTTCTCATCCAGCGCAGCAGCCCTCGCGGCCTGCCCAGGGCCACGGTGGACCGCATGTACCGCGACCTGGACTGGGGCACGAAGCGGGCGGTGCTGCGCCTCTACCGGGCCACCGACAACCCCGGGCGGATGGCCGACGTGCTCGGTCCGCTCTTCCGACAATTGGACGTGCCGGCCCTGGTCATCTGGGGCGCGGCCGACCCCTTCGTGCCGGTGCATTTCGCCGAGCGTCAGCGGGCGTTCTTCCCCCGCGCCCAGATCGTGATCCTGGAGGAGAGCGGCCACTGGCCCTTTGCCGACGACCCCGAAGCCGTCGCCGGAGCCCTCATCCCCTTCTTGCAGAAACAGACACAGTAG
- a CDS encoding nuclear transport factor 2 family protein, which produces MIGAWLAQRKIPEIYQAFNRHDLKAVLANFADDVTFIFPGDVRASGVHSGKEAVARWFEQFFAQFPTLRFTVRRVAVANLFDMTGDNVVATRWDVEVVNRDGRQGHNSGVTVTTLRRGKAVHIQDFIFDTGPNFRAAWGEGG; this is translated from the coding sequence ATGATCGGCGCCTGGCTGGCTCAACGCAAAATCCCCGAGATCTATCAGGCCTTCAACCGCCACGACCTGAAGGCGGTGTTGGCAAACTTCGCCGACGACGTCACCTTCATCTTCCCCGGCGACGTGCGCGCCAGCGGCGTGCACAGCGGCAAGGAGGCGGTGGCGCGCTGGTTCGAGCAGTTCTTCGCGCAGTTCCCCACCCTGCGCTTTACCGTGCGCCGCGTGGCGGTGGCCAACCTGTTCGACATGACGGGGGACAACGTGGTCGCCACCCGCTGGGACGTGGAGGTCGTCAACCGCGATGGACGGCAGGGTCACAACAGCGGCGTCACCGTGACTACCCTGCGGCGGGGCAAGGCGGTACACATCCAGGATTTCATCTTCGACACCGGGCCGAACTTCCGGGCGGCCTGGGGGGAAGGAGGATGA
- a CDS encoding NAD-dependent epimerase/dehydratase family protein, translated as MTMTTLVTGGTGYVGGALVRALRRRGERVRVLARKTSRTEDLVRLGVEIVTGDILDQASVEQALDGCDTLYHVAAIYEFWTPDKALLKRTAVEGTRNVLAAAQAKGIRRVIYTSTSFTIGEPRGQVGNEETPHRGYFVHTYEEAKYRAEQVAQDFARQGLPVVILNPAGIFGPGPLKSVGDLMLRAVTGRQPMLFRGRVSYVYIDDVVQGHLLAAEKGRPGERHILSAYNVDTADFLRETCRLAGVKPPPVGPLFVGRVVANLQELAARLTGRPPDLPRDVVSMLAHGTWVDGSKAERELGLRYTPLEEAIARTLDYYWQQGWLTNKPACLQEGVAARLEIQSGGRQR; from the coding sequence ATGACCATGACGACGCTGGTAACCGGAGGCACAGGCTACGTAGGCGGCGCGCTGGTGCGGGCGCTTCGCCGGCGCGGCGAACGGGTGCGAGTGCTGGCTCGTAAGACCAGCCGCACCGAGGACCTGGTCCGACTGGGGGTCGAGATCGTCACCGGCGACATTCTCGACCAAGCGTCGGTGGAACAGGCGCTGGACGGATGCGACACCCTCTACCACGTCGCTGCCATCTACGAATTCTGGACGCCGGACAAGGCACTCTTGAAGCGCACGGCCGTGGAAGGCACCCGCAACGTGTTGGCCGCGGCCCAGGCAAAAGGCATCCGGCGGGTCATCTACACCAGCACCAGCTTCACCATCGGCGAGCCCCGGGGCCAGGTGGGAAACGAAGAGACACCCCACCGGGGCTATTTTGTACACACCTACGAAGAGGCCAAATACCGCGCCGAACAGGTCGCCCAGGATTTCGCGCGCCAGGGGTTGCCGGTGGTCATCCTCAATCCCGCCGGCATCTTCGGCCCCGGCCCGCTGAAATCGGTAGGCGACCTCATGCTCAGGGCCGTGACTGGCAGGCAACCGATGCTTTTCCGCGGCCGTGTCAGCTACGTGTACATCGACGACGTGGTCCAGGGCCACCTGCTGGCGGCGGAGAAGGGCCGTCCTGGCGAACGCCACATTTTGAGCGCCTACAACGTGGATACTGCCGATTTCCTGCGGGAAACCTGCCGGCTGGCCGGGGTGAAGCCGCCGCCGGTGGGGCCGCTGTTTGTCGGTCGAGTTGTGGCCAATTTGCAGGAACTGGCTGCCCGGCTGACCGGACGCCCGCCCGACCTGCCGCGCGATGTTGTATCCATGCTGGCCCACGGCACGTGGGTGGACGGCTCCAAAGCCGAGCGGGAACTGGGCCTGCGCTACACCCCGCTGGAAGAGGCCATCGCCAGGACCCTGGACTATTACTGGCAGCAGGGCTGGCTCACGAACAAGCCGGCCTGTCTGCAAGAGGGCGTGGCGGCACGCCTCGAAATCCAGTCAGGAGGAAGGCAGCGATGA
- a CDS encoding class I SAM-dependent methyltransferase, whose product MQTNDYALGHTQEELERLVQQGRFFGEMTEHMLLKAGLAPGMRVLDVGCGAGDVSFLAAKLVGPQGAVIGVDKAPEAIGYAQGRAQAAGLQNVRFIAADLAHFQLDGEPVDALIGRLVLMYFPDPAAVLRRLLTFVKPGGIVAFQELDTPVTPPPAVMCDPFCDTYVAAATRITQTLTRLGVDTRCGAKLRRIFEQAGLPGAQTIAMLRYENGPDSAIYAWIEQLTRTLLPLMQQVGVATADEVQVDTLVERMRQEAVEKGCTLVTPPMVAAWARKTQGSEA is encoded by the coding sequence ATGCAGACGAACGATTATGCCCTGGGACACACCCAGGAAGAGCTGGAGCGGCTGGTCCAGCAGGGCCGCTTCTTCGGCGAGATGACCGAGCACATGCTGCTCAAGGCCGGCCTGGCCCCCGGCATGCGGGTGCTGGACGTGGGCTGCGGCGCCGGCGATGTCTCGTTTCTGGCAGCCAAACTGGTCGGGCCGCAGGGCGCGGTGATCGGCGTGGACAAGGCGCCGGAGGCCATCGGCTACGCCCAAGGGCGGGCGCAGGCAGCCGGATTGCAGAATGTGCGTTTCATCGCTGCCGACCTGGCCCATTTCCAACTCGACGGCGAGCCGGTGGACGCCCTCATCGGCCGGCTGGTGCTGATGTACTTTCCCGATCCGGCCGCAGTGCTGCGGCGGCTGCTCACCTTCGTCAAGCCGGGCGGCATCGTCGCCTTTCAAGAGCTGGATACCCCGGTAACCCCGCCCCCGGCGGTGATGTGCGATCCCTTCTGCGACACCTACGTGGCTGCCGCCACCCGCATCACCCAGACCCTCACCCGTCTCGGTGTGGACACGCGCTGCGGCGCGAAACTCCGGCGCATTTTCGAGCAGGCCGGGCTGCCCGGCGCCCAGACCATCGCCATGCTCCGCTACGAAAACGGGCCCGACTCGGCCATCTATGCCTGGATCGAGCAGTTGACCCGCACCCTGCTGCCGCTGATGCAGCAGGTCGGCGTCGCCACGGCCGACGAGGTGCAGGTGGACACCCTGGTCGAGCGCATGCGGCAGGAGGCGGTGGAGAAGGGGTGCACGCTGGTGACCCCGCCCATGGTCGCCGCCTGGGCGCGCAAAACGCAGGGAAGTGAGGCATGA